The proteins below are encoded in one region of Neisseria macacae ATCC 33926:
- a CDS encoding Gfo/Idh/MocA family protein: MSETIQNRKIKFALVGCGRISNNHFGSFEVLQEDCELVAVCDIDPAALEAAVKRTGAKGYARYTEMLAEIDADVIVITTPSGLHPEQAVEALEAGFHVVTEKPMATCFTDGELMVQAADKAGKRLFVVKQNRLNATLQLLKRAVAEQRFGKIYMVHLNVFWTRPQSYYDQGGGWRGTWKMDGGAFMNQASHYVDLMEWLIGPVAEVQAMIATHRKIEAEDTGVMNLRWRDGTLGSMAVTMCTYPKNLEGSITILGETGTVRIGGMAVNEIQEWNFADERDYDEQVKTANYETTSVYGFGHPLYYQNVVDVLRGKAEPIVDGREGLKSLELINAAYLSAHNRQTVSLPLVLQSLRTFDHSDCPKGSPFHTQSKESS; the protein is encoded by the coding sequence ATGTCTGAAACCATTCAAAACCGCAAAATCAAATTCGCCTTAGTCGGCTGCGGCCGTATTTCCAACAACCATTTTGGCTCGTTTGAAGTATTGCAAGAAGATTGCGAACTCGTTGCCGTGTGCGACATCGATCCTGCCGCGCTTGAAGCGGCGGTCAAACGCACCGGGGCGAAAGGCTATGCCCGCTATACGGAAATGTTGGCGGAAATCGATGCCGACGTAATCGTCATCACCACGCCGTCCGGTTTGCATCCCGAACAGGCGGTTGAGGCGTTGGAAGCGGGTTTTCACGTCGTCACCGAAAAACCGATGGCAACCTGCTTTACTGACGGCGAACTTATGGTTCAAGCTGCCGACAAAGCGGGCAAACGCTTGTTTGTCGTGAAACAAAACCGCCTCAACGCCACGCTGCAACTACTCAAACGCGCGGTCGCAGAACAACGCTTCGGCAAAATCTATATGGTGCATTTGAATGTTTTTTGGACGCGCCCGCAGTCGTATTACGACCAAGGAGGCGGTTGGCGCGGCACTTGGAAGATGGACGGCGGCGCGTTCATGAATCAGGCTAGCCACTACGTCGATTTGATGGAATGGCTTATCGGCCCAGTGGCGGAAGTGCAGGCGATGATTGCGACCCACCGCAAAATTGAAGCTGAAGACACGGGCGTGATGAACCTCCGTTGGCGCGACGGCACGCTCGGCTCGATGGCAGTAACCATGTGCACCTATCCGAAAAACCTCGAAGGCTCGATTACCATTTTGGGCGAAACCGGCACGGTACGCATCGGCGGCATGGCGGTGAACGAAATTCAGGAGTGGAATTTTGCCGACGAGCGTGATTACGACGAACAGGTCAAAACCGCCAATTACGAAACCACGTCGGTGTACGGTTTCGGGCATCCGCTGTATTATCAAAATGTTGTCGATGTATTGCGCGGCAAAGCCGAGCCTATTGTCGATGGACGCGAAGGCTTGAAATCGCTGGAGCTGATTAACGCTGCCTATCTTTCTGCACACAACCGTCAAACAGTTTCGCTGCCGCTGGTGTTGCAATCTTTGCGAACGTTTGACCATTCTGATTGTCCGAAAGGAAGTCCCTTCCATACTCAATCAAAGGAATCATCATGA
- a CDS encoding LysR family transcriptional regulator, with the protein MDFKSLHCFAELVRLQSFSAAASALNLTQPTVSKTIQALEEELGVPLLVKENGRKKRQVATTPIGEEVYRHALNLLHERDLLLARIDGYRHIKSGTLRLGLALLGSDLLSNALFRFRRQWPGIELTFLEQGSLAIEQSLRNNELDAGQLLAPVHEDFDSIPLCDYPLVVLMPRAQARHAALSLKSLQHESFILFGSGFSLNETIQTACRSQGFTPNVVCRTGQWDLLADMVAHHMGIALLPEYYARKINPDTFAAVPLTEPEIRWQLTMAWKKHQRPTPALRAWLDIVREEFRK; encoded by the coding sequence ATGGACTTCAAAAGCCTGCATTGCTTCGCCGAACTCGTGCGCCTGCAAAGTTTTTCCGCCGCCGCATCCGCGCTCAACCTGACCCAGCCTACCGTCAGCAAAACCATACAGGCATTGGAAGAAGAGCTGGGTGTGCCGCTGCTGGTTAAAGAAAACGGCCGCAAAAAACGCCAAGTCGCCACCACGCCCATCGGTGAAGAAGTGTACCGCCACGCGCTGAACCTCCTGCATGAACGCGACCTGCTGCTCGCCCGCATCGACGGCTACCGCCACATCAAAAGCGGCACGCTGCGGCTGGGTTTGGCACTGCTCGGCAGCGACCTGCTCAGCAACGCCCTGTTCCGCTTCCGCCGCCAATGGCCCGGCATCGAACTGACCTTCCTCGAACAAGGTTCGCTCGCCATCGAACAATCCTTGCGCAACAACGAACTCGACGCTGGACAACTGCTCGCCCCCGTCCACGAAGACTTCGACAGCATCCCCCTGTGCGACTACCCGCTCGTCGTCCTCATGCCGCGCGCCCAAGCCCGCCATGCCGCCCTCAGCCTCAAAAGCCTGCAACACGAATCGTTTATCCTGTTCGGCTCAGGGTTTTCCCTCAACGAAACCATCCAAACCGCCTGCCGCAGCCAAGGCTTCACCCCCAACGTCGTCTGCCGCACCGGACAATGGGACCTGCTCGCCGACATGGTGGCGCACCATATGGGTATCGCCCTTCTGCCCGAATACTACGCCCGCAAAATCAACCCCGACACCTTCGCCGCCGTCCCGCTGACCGAACCCGAAATCCGCTGGCAACTGACGATGGCGTGGAAAAAACACCAGCGTCCCACCCCCGCACTCAGGGCTTGGCTCGACATCGTCAGGGAAGAGTTCAGAAAATAG
- a CDS encoding TrkH family potassium uptake protein: MYKFLPIVHVLSRLGLLFSMVLAVPTLMSYFFLDNAFPAFAYTALATTLTSCAVWLLTFHFRRELRPRDGFTLVLMLWLAFALVAAMPIYIHIPGISFTDAFFEAMSGLTTTGATVMTSLDTLAPSVNFWRHMLNWLGGMGIIVLAVAILPMLGVGGTQLFKAEIPGMDKESKMAPRISQVAKKLWFFYTMTTAAAFLTLHFAGMSWFDALCHAMSAVSLGGFSTHDASIAYFDSLTVEWAIMFFTLWGGVNFATHFTALTRRSLKSYWQDEECRVLLVLLAGSILMSAVYLWQKDFYATFGDSLRFVSFNFVSIGLASGFSNTDFAQWPLIVSLWMFFLSNLLASSGSMGGGIKNVRALVLFKFSLREMMILLHPKAVRTVKVNGRMIPDRMALTVMAFISIYFMTTIVFSFLLMASGMEFISAFTAVIACITNAGPGLGEVGPAGSYAVLSDVQKWLCSAVMLLGRLEIFTVLILLTPAYWKK, translated from the coding sequence ATGTATAAGTTCCTCCCTATTGTCCACGTTTTGTCCAGACTGGGGCTGCTGTTTTCCATGGTGCTCGCAGTACCGACGCTGATGTCGTATTTTTTTCTGGACAACGCGTTTCCGGCGTTTGCCTACACGGCTTTGGCGACAACGCTGACCTCTTGCGCGGTTTGGCTGCTGACCTTCCATTTCCGCCGCGAGCTGCGCCCGCGCGACGGGTTTACGTTGGTTTTGATGTTGTGGCTGGCGTTTGCGCTGGTGGCGGCGATGCCAATTTATATTCACATCCCGGGCATCAGTTTTACCGATGCGTTTTTTGAGGCGATGTCCGGACTGACGACGACGGGCGCGACGGTCATGACGAGCTTGGACACGCTGGCTCCGTCGGTGAATTTTTGGCGGCATATGCTCAACTGGCTGGGCGGCATGGGTATCATCGTGCTGGCGGTTGCGATTCTGCCGATGCTGGGCGTGGGCGGAACGCAGCTCTTCAAGGCTGAAATTCCGGGGATGGACAAGGAAAGCAAGATGGCGCCGCGCATTTCGCAGGTGGCAAAGAAGCTTTGGTTCTTCTATACGATGACGACGGCGGCGGCTTTTCTGACGCTGCATTTTGCGGGGATGAGCTGGTTTGACGCGCTTTGCCATGCGATGTCGGCGGTGTCGCTGGGCGGTTTTTCGACACACGATGCCAGCATCGCTTATTTTGATTCGCTGACCGTCGAATGGGCGATCATGTTTTTCACGCTTTGGGGCGGTGTGAATTTTGCCACGCATTTCACGGCGCTGACACGGCGTTCGCTCAAATCCTATTGGCAGGACGAGGAATGCCGCGTACTGCTGGTGCTGCTGGCAGGCAGTATTTTGATGTCGGCGGTGTATCTGTGGCAGAAGGATTTTTATGCAACCTTTGGGGATTCGCTGCGTTTTGTCAGCTTCAACTTTGTCTCCATCGGACTGGCAAGCGGTTTTTCCAACACGGATTTCGCGCAATGGCCGCTGATCGTGTCGCTGTGGATGTTTTTCCTGTCCAACCTGTTGGCAAGCTCCGGCTCTATGGGTGGCGGCATTAAAAACGTGCGGGCGTTGGTCTTGTTCAAATTCAGCCTGCGCGAGATGATGATTCTGCTACACCCGAAAGCGGTGCGCACGGTCAAGGTCAACGGACGCATGATTCCCGACCGCATGGCGCTGACGGTGATGGCGTTTATTTCGATTTATTTCATGACGACGATTGTGTTCAGCTTTTTGCTGATGGCAAGCGGGATGGAATTTATCTCCGCCTTCACCGCCGTCATCGCGTGTATTACCAATGCAGGCCCGGGCTTGGGCGAGGTCGGACCGGCGGGCAGCTATGCGGTATTGAGCGATGTGCAGAAATGGCTGTGTTCGGCCGTGATGCTGCTGGGCCGCTTGGAGATTTTTACGGTGTTGATTTTGCTGACACCGGCTTATTGGAAAAAATAA
- a CDS encoding LrgB family protein yields MDYAALACFAWTCFAYFVAKKIYRKKPLMIFSPVVTVSVSTIVLMLLLGISYDTYHKYTQGIVFLLTPVTVAFAIPIYENREVIRRQLPILSIAILVGMFVGVASAFLMGNMFHFDSEVTNSLMARSISTPFAVVLASEIHGSASLVSLFTIITGFVGMIFGDLFLAFTRIRFHTANGVALGNAAHGFGTSRAGQRHETEGVMASLTMILAGLFMVIIGPSMVHLVVWLMG; encoded by the coding sequence ATGGATTACGCCGCGCTCGCCTGCTTCGCTTGGACCTGCTTCGCCTATTTTGTAGCGAAAAAAATCTACCGTAAAAAACCACTGATGATTTTCTCGCCCGTCGTGACCGTCTCGGTCAGCACCATCGTCCTGATGCTGCTTTTGGGCATTTCCTACGACACTTACCACAAATACACGCAAGGCATCGTTTTCCTGCTCACGCCGGTAACGGTCGCCTTCGCCATTCCGATTTATGAAAACCGCGAAGTCATCCGCCGCCAGCTTCCCATCCTGTCGATAGCGATTTTGGTCGGTATGTTCGTCGGCGTGGCCAGCGCGTTTCTGATGGGCAATATGTTCCACTTCGACAGCGAAGTCACCAACAGCCTGATGGCGCGCTCGATTTCCACGCCGTTTGCCGTCGTATTGGCAAGTGAAATCCACGGCTCGGCGTCGCTGGTATCGCTATTCACCATCATCACCGGCTTCGTCGGCATGATATTCGGCGATTTGTTTTTGGCGTTCACCCGCATCCGCTTCCACACCGCCAACGGTGTCGCACTGGGCAACGCCGCCCACGGCTTCGGCACTTCCCGCGCCGGACAACGCCACGAAACCGAAGGCGTGATGGCGAGCCTGACCATGATTTTGGCGGGGCTGTTTATGGTCATCATCGGGCCGAGCATGGTGCATTTGGTGGTTTGGCTGATGGGCTGA
- a CDS encoding NAD(P)H-dependent oxidoreductase — translation MILTREQALEIFKRRVSVRYYDPARKISAEDFAAILDFGRLSPSSVGCEPWQFVVVQNTTLREKIKPFAWGMQASISDASHVVFLLARKHARYDSPAFEELMDRRGLTAEERAGAFERYRRFQTHDMPIADDERALFDWASKQTYIALGNMLTGAAMLGIDSCAIEGMEYAAVEKILAEDGLLDPEHYGLSVAATFGYRVRDITPKPRRDASETVIWAE, via the coding sequence ATGATACTGACCCGCGAACAAGCCCTCGAAATTTTCAAACGCCGCGTTTCCGTCCGCTACTACGACCCTGCGCGCAAAATCAGTGCCGAAGATTTTGCCGCCATCCTTGACTTCGGACGCCTCTCGCCCAGCTCCGTCGGCTGCGAGCCGTGGCAGTTTGTGGTCGTACAGAACACGACATTGCGCGAAAAAATCAAACCCTTCGCCTGGGGGATGCAGGCTTCCATTTCGGATGCCAGCCACGTCGTTTTCCTGTTGGCTCGAAAACACGCCCGCTACGACAGCCCCGCTTTTGAAGAATTGATGGACAGACGCGGTCTGACCGCCGAAGAACGGGCGGGCGCATTTGAACGCTACCGCCGTTTCCAAACCCACGATATGCCCATCGCCGACGACGAACGCGCCCTGTTTGACTGGGCAAGCAAGCAAACCTACATCGCGCTGGGCAATATGCTTACCGGCGCAGCAATGCTCGGCATTGATTCTTGCGCCATCGAAGGCATGGAGTATGCCGCAGTGGAAAAAATCCTTGCCGAAGACGGATTGCTCGACCCTGAACATTACGGATTGTCCGTCGCCGCAACCTTTGGCTACCGTGTGCGCGACATTACCCCGAAACCGCGCCGCGATGCGTCGGAAACGGTAATTTGGGCGGAATAG
- a CDS encoding CidA/LrgA family protein: MILMRIIHIMRKPHPYNQAFVLDYGWINLMDTLTRFFQTTLQLAVVGLVWLVSDLMVRFAHLPVSSGVLGLFLMLALLGLGVIKTGMVERGAKWVLGELVFFFIPIMVSVLQYRDLLLSEGWRLVLTIAVGTALVMISTALTLNFCYRWKRRLYKKLHA; encoded by the coding sequence ATGATTTTGATGCGGATAATTCATATTATGCGCAAACCGCATCCTTATAATCAAGCCTTCGTTTTGGATTACGGATGGATAAACCTTATGGATACGCTGACGCGATTTTTTCAGACGACCTTGCAGCTTGCCGTGGTCGGCTTGGTTTGGCTGGTGTCGGATTTGATGGTGCGCTTTGCCCATCTGCCTGTTTCTTCGGGCGTATTGGGGCTGTTTTTGATGCTTGCGCTGCTGGGTTTGGGCGTGATTAAAACCGGCATGGTCGAGCGCGGCGCGAAATGGGTGTTGGGCGAGCTGGTGTTTTTCTTTATTCCGATTATGGTTTCCGTATTGCAATACCGCGATTTGCTTCTTTCCGAAGGTTGGCGGCTGGTGCTGACGATTGCGGTCGGTACCGCGCTGGTGATGATCAGCACGGCATTGACGCTGAATTTCTGCTACCGCTGGAAACGCCGCCTGTATAAAAAACTGCACGCCTGA
- a CDS encoding MFS transporter: MDILTRLQNLPPSKFHYRLLVLVGIGWLFDAMDTGLVSFILPELGKDWSLEPAQLGWIVSISFVGMALGAVISGWFADRFGRKTVFAGTMAVYSVATGLCAFAPNLSALLFFRFFVGVGLGGQLPVAVSLVSEYAPPKVRGRFIVLLESFWGLGWLAAALASYFFIPKFGWHSAFLIGALPIVYIPLVLKFIPESVPYLLSQGKTDEAHRLVSRLEEEAGMTPAATAIAPPQKEKQRIRFKQLWQQPFARRTLMLWLVWFGIVFSYYGIFTWLPKLLVEQGNTVVKTFEYVLVMIVAQLPGYIAAAALVEKIGRKATLAGFLAACAVCAWFFGQSSSATEVMAWGSLMSFFNLGAWGVLYTYTPELYPLRFRAFASGWAGAIGRAGGILAPMVVAKMVGGSSGFGNIFMMFAGVMMLIVLVILALGEETKGRTLEDING; this comes from the coding sequence ATGGATATCCTTACCCGCCTTCAAAACTTGCCGCCGAGCAAGTTTCATTACAGGCTTTTGGTGCTGGTCGGTATCGGCTGGCTGTTTGACGCGATGGATACCGGGCTGGTGTCGTTCATCCTGCCCGAGCTGGGCAAAGACTGGTCGCTTGAGCCTGCGCAATTGGGCTGGATTGTCAGCATCTCCTTTGTCGGCATGGCATTGGGCGCGGTCATCAGCGGCTGGTTTGCCGACCGCTTCGGCAGGAAAACCGTTTTTGCCGGGACGATGGCAGTGTACAGCGTAGCAACGGGTTTGTGCGCGTTTGCACCCAACCTGTCCGCGCTTTTATTTTTCCGCTTCTTTGTCGGCGTAGGGCTGGGCGGGCAGCTTCCCGTTGCGGTGTCCTTGGTCAGCGAATACGCGCCGCCGAAAGTACGCGGACGCTTTATCGTGTTGCTGGAAAGTTTTTGGGGGCTGGGCTGGCTTGCCGCAGCACTCGCTTCCTATTTCTTTATTCCCAAATTCGGCTGGCACAGCGCATTTTTAATCGGCGCGCTGCCGATTGTGTATATCCCACTGGTGTTGAAATTCATACCCGAATCCGTACCCTACCTGCTCTCGCAAGGCAAAACGGACGAAGCGCACCGGCTGGTCAGCCGCTTGGAAGAAGAAGCGGGAATGACGCCCGCCGCAACGGCCATCGCACCGCCGCAAAAGGAAAAACAGCGCATCCGCTTCAAACAACTATGGCAACAGCCTTTCGCACGGCGCACGCTAATGCTGTGGCTGGTCTGGTTCGGCATCGTCTTTTCCTATTACGGCATTTTTACTTGGCTGCCGAAACTCCTGGTCGAACAAGGCAATACGGTGGTCAAAACCTTTGAATATGTGCTGGTGATGATAGTCGCGCAACTGCCCGGCTACATCGCGGCGGCGGCATTGGTGGAAAAAATCGGGCGCAAAGCGACTTTGGCGGGCTTTCTCGCCGCCTGTGCCGTCTGCGCGTGGTTTTTCGGACAAAGCAGCAGCGCCACCGAAGTCATGGCATGGGGCAGCCTGATGTCGTTCTTCAACCTCGGCGCATGGGGCGTTTTATACACCTACACGCCCGAACTCTACCCCCTCCGCTTCCGTGCCTTCGCCTCCGGCTGGGCTGGCGCCATCGGACGCGCGGGCGGCATCCTCGCGCCTATGGTGGTCGCCAAAATGGTCGGCGGCAGCAGCGGATTCGGCAATATATTCATGATGTTCGCTGGCGTAATGATGCTGATTGTATTGGTGATTTTGGCTCTAGGCGAAGAAACCAAAGGCAGGACGCTGGAAGACATCAACGGATAA
- a CDS encoding 3-oxoacyl-[acyl-carrier-protein] synthase III C-terminal domain-containing protein: MQTTHPNPSLRLNIIGTGKGLPSRLVPSTEIDALLGIKEGRTEKLSGLAQRYFLADDESADAMQLQAAKNALAAAGITIDDVDCVINASGIDRQCIPFNAAHTLRLLKPARPIAAFDVNMTCLSFLRSLDLADSLLHKYPTILLISCDVASVGLDWNDFHSSTIFGDGAAAAVIRSSERGGVLTSKFEVHPEGYEFCTIPAGGYENHPSKHPESYVSQAYFHMNGKKLYKLAAEAIPGFLDETLAQADLTLADIDWIVPHQASRGALQHIISRLKLDPAKIVDIFNTHGNQISASIPSALHHLLTDFPVRSGDKVLLFGTSAGVGLGALVWEKP; encoded by the coding sequence ATGCAAACGACTCATCCGAACCCATCCCTCCGTCTCAACATCATCGGTACAGGCAAAGGACTGCCTTCGCGGCTGGTCCCTTCCACCGAAATCGACGCCCTGCTCGGCATCAAAGAAGGCCGCACCGAAAAACTCAGCGGCTTGGCGCAACGCTACTTTCTGGCGGATGACGAATCTGCCGATGCGATGCAGCTTCAAGCCGCAAAAAATGCGCTGGCGGCGGCAGGCATCACGATTGACGATGTGGATTGCGTCATCAACGCTTCGGGCATCGACCGTCAATGCATTCCCTTCAATGCCGCGCATACATTGCGCCTGCTGAAGCCCGCGCGCCCGATTGCCGCATTCGACGTCAACATGACCTGTTTGTCGTTCTTACGCAGCTTGGATTTGGCGGATTCTCTGTTACACAAATATCCCACCATTTTATTGATCAGCTGCGACGTCGCCTCTGTCGGCTTGGACTGGAACGATTTTCACAGTTCGACCATTTTCGGCGACGGCGCGGCGGCGGCGGTCATCAGGTCGTCTGAACGCGGCGGCGTGCTGACAAGCAAATTCGAGGTACATCCCGAAGGCTACGAATTCTGCACCATTCCCGCGGGCGGCTATGAAAACCACCCGTCCAAACATCCCGAAAGCTATGTCTCCCAAGCCTATTTCCACATGAACGGCAAAAAGCTCTACAAACTTGCCGCCGAAGCCATACCCGGCTTCTTGGATGAAACGTTGGCGCAGGCAGATTTGACGTTGGCAGACATAGACTGGATCGTTCCGCATCAGGCAAGCCGCGGCGCTTTGCAACACATCATCAGTCGTCTGAAACTCGATCCTGCCAAAATCGTCGATATTTTCAACACCCACGGCAACCAAATCTCCGCCTCCATTCCCTCCGCGCTGCACCACCTGCTGACCGACTTCCCCGTCCGATCCGGCGATAAAGTTTTGCTGTTCGGCACATCCGCAGGCGTGGGCTTGGGCGCATTGGTTTGGGAAAAACCATGA
- the thiC gene encoding phosphomethylpyrimidine synthase ThiC has product MTTPKKTAKTSGNEARELADLSEDIGIRFKYPNSERVYLQGSRNDIRVPLREIRQDDTYTAQGTEANPPIPVYDTSGVYGDPAAHIDLKQGLPHVRTAWLDERGDTEILPKLSSEYGIERAHDPQTAHLRFNQITRPRRAKAGRNVTQLHYARQGIITPEMEFAAIRERMKLDELFRRPEYVKLLKQHAGQSFGANIPTHPDQITPEFVRQEIAAGRAIIPANINHPELEPMIIGRNFRVKINGNLGNSAVTSSLTEEVEKMVWSLRWGADTIMDLSTGAHIHETREWIIRNAPVPIGTVPIYQALEKTGGIAEDLTWDLFRDTLIEQAEQGVDYFTIHAGVLLRYVPMTANRLTGIVSRGGSIMAKWCLAHHQENFLYTHFDEICEIMKAYDVSFSLGDGLRPGCIADANDEAQFAELHTLGELTGKAWKHDVQVMIEGPGHVPLQRVKENMTEELQHCFEAPFYTLGPLVTDIAPGYDHITSGIGATNIGWYGTAMLCYVTPKEHLGLPDKEDVRTGIITYKLAAHAADLAKGWPGAQLRDNALSKARFEFRWRDQFRLSLDPERAESFHDETLPAEGAKIAHFCSMCGPKFCSMKITQEVRDYADKQKAQRQGMEEKAVEFVKKGAEIYS; this is encoded by the coding sequence ATGACTACGCCAAAGAAAACCGCCAAAACTTCCGGCAACGAAGCGCGCGAGCTTGCCGACTTGAGCGAAGACATCGGCATCCGCTTCAAATATCCGAACTCGGAGCGCGTGTATCTGCAAGGCAGCCGCAACGACATCCGCGTGCCTTTGCGCGAAATCCGTCAGGATGACACCTACACGGCGCAAGGTACGGAAGCCAACCCGCCGATTCCCGTCTATGACACCAGCGGCGTGTACGGCGATCCGGCGGCGCACATCGACCTGAAACAAGGTTTGCCGCACGTCCGCACCGCATGGTTGGACGAACGCGGCGATACCGAAATCCTGCCCAAGCTCTCCAGCGAATACGGCATCGAACGCGCACACGACCCGCAAACCGCCCATTTGCGTTTCAACCAAATCACCCGCCCGCGCCGCGCCAAAGCAGGCCGCAACGTAACCCAGCTCCACTATGCGCGCCAAGGCATCATCACGCCCGAAATGGAGTTTGCCGCCATACGCGAACGCATGAAGCTGGACGAACTTTTCAGACGGCCCGAATACGTCAAGCTCTTGAAACAGCACGCGGGGCAAAGTTTCGGCGCGAACATCCCGACCCACCCCGACCAAATCACACCCGAATTCGTGCGCCAAGAAATCGCCGCCGGACGCGCGATTATCCCCGCCAACATCAACCACCCCGAACTCGAACCGATGATTATCGGCCGCAACTTCCGCGTCAAAATCAACGGCAACTTGGGCAATTCCGCCGTAACCTCCAGCCTGACCGAAGAAGTCGAAAAAATGGTGTGGTCGCTGCGTTGGGGCGCGGACACGATTATGGATTTATCCACCGGCGCGCATATCCACGAGACGCGCGAATGGATTATCCGCAACGCGCCCGTCCCCATCGGTACGGTGCCCATCTATCAGGCTTTGGAAAAAACCGGCGGCATTGCCGAAGATTTGACTTGGGATTTGTTCCGCGACACCTTAATCGAGCAGGCGGAACAAGGCGTGGACTATTTCACCATACACGCGGGCGTGTTGCTGCGTTATGTGCCGATGACCGCCAACCGCCTCACCGGCATCGTATCGCGCGGCGGCTCCATCATGGCAAAATGGTGTCTCGCCCACCATCAGGAAAACTTCCTCTACACGCATTTCGACGAAATCTGCGAAATCATGAAAGCCTACGACGTATCGTTCAGCCTCGGCGACGGTCTGCGCCCCGGCTGCATTGCCGATGCCAACGACGAAGCGCAGTTCGCCGAATTGCACACCTTGGGCGAATTGACCGGCAAAGCGTGGAAACACGACGTACAAGTCATGATCGAAGGCCCCGGCCATGTGCCGTTGCAACGCGTCAAAGAAAACATGACCGAAGAGTTGCAACACTGCTTTGAAGCGCCTTTCTACACACTCGGCCCGCTTGTTACCGACATCGCCCCCGGCTACGACCACATCACCTCGGGCATAGGCGCGACCAATATCGGCTGGTACGGCACAGCCATGCTCTGCTACGTTACCCCGAAAGAGCATCTCGGCCTGCCCGACAAAGAAGACGTGCGCACCGGTATCATCACCTACAAACTCGCCGCCCACGCCGCCGACCTCGCCAAAGGCTGGCCGGGCGCACAGTTGCGCGACAACGCCCTGAGCAAAGCGCGTTTCGAATTCCGCTGGCGCGACCAATTCCGCTTAAGCCTCGACCCCGAACGCGCCGAGAGCTTCCACGACGAAACCCTGCCCGCCGAAGGCGCGAAAATCGCCCACTTCTGCTCGATGTGCGGCCCTAAATTCTGCTCGATGAAAATCACGCAGGAAGTGCGCGACTATGCCGACAAACAAAAAGCTCAGCGGCAGGGCATGGAGGAAAAAGCGGTTGAGTTTGTGAAGAAAGGGGCTGAGATTTACAGTTGA